The genomic stretch GATGGACTAGAGGAGAGTAAAAtagacttttcttttttttttttttttgggcgaAGGGCGAAAGGAAGGAATCTTCGTCTCGTATACACTCCGATGCTTCAGTAACTCCGCAACGGAAGGGAACGCATCAGCAGCGACACGAACAAGTTTCATTCCAATTTCACCTAGGACGCGTGTACGAATCTCGTAGTTGTATAAACTTTCTTCGAGAGCTTGATATTTATAAACTTGCAGCTGCATTATGCGGAACAATTTGTAAGCTGATTGAGAAACTTAACCGCACTCTTCATACACACTTACAACGGCGAAGAGCAAATGAGCTTTACAGTTTCTTTCCATgcaatcacaattcacaacatacaagctactttttctacCAGCACTTGTTTAGATACCATCTGAATTCTTGGCGGCGTCACTAGCCTTTGAACCCTCATAGCTAGTTCTTTCATCAGTTTTTAGTCAGATGAATGTAGCGTAGCATCATCAGAGATGTCATAGCGACTGCCTATTGCCATATCTCGTGATTTTGTGAAGAAGCCATGACTGAACGCTTCTTCAGAATCGGAGATGTCATAGAGACCTCCTTTCACCATATCTTGTGAAGAAACCATGACTCAATGCTTCTTCAGCAGTCAACCTAGCTGAGGGCTCATAAGCGAGAAGGCGCTTCAGCAGGTCAATGAAATCCCCAGCAGAGTGATCCACGTGCTGCATCACCAGGTTCTGCGCCGGAGACAAAGGACCATTGTTAAAACAGTAAATAAAATCAAAAgggtttttcaaaaaaaaattaaaaggcaGTTGCCAAGGAGAAATAGATGTATTGCCTTCGAACAAGAAAACTTGAGTCATTGTGCATAATAGCAAGGTGGGAAAATAAGGTTTAGTGAACAAATTGAAAATCCAGGAGGAAGCATTAATCATCCAAGAATTAGGAGCCCTGTCACATTTACCTGGAGGCGAGGCAATTTGAGAACAGCTCTAATGCTCTCCCTTGTTGTTGCCCCTTCTGGCCAGTTCAATTTTCCTCTTCTGACGTACTTCTCTGCATGTTGGCTGAGTTTACAAAAAGCAAGCAGCTAGAGTTAAGTCTCAAAGGAAGCATTAGGTGCTAATAGTGCCAATAGCACAGGTAAAAAAGCCATACTCTGCTTTTTCCAGCATGTGCCGTGGAAGAGACCCTAAAACTCTCTCCATCATTGCCAGGTGTTCCAAGTTCTCGTGGGTTTGGAACAGCGTCTCACCCTGTAAAATGAGGCCAATGATTTAATCAGACATTCACCCTTCTCAAGGATAGCAACAAACAAAATAAGAGAAGTACATACCGAGCAAAGCTCAACAAGTATACAACCAACACTCCAAATATCACATGGGTAGCTCCATCCATGCCCTTACAAGTTGCAACGGTGACATAAATATTAAGCTCCCGTTCCACAAGCAATGAAAATGGTGTATGCAATTGGGTAGCAACTACAGTCAAGTTCATACCCAAAATAACTTCAGGGGCTCGATAGTGCCTAGTAGATACAATGTAGCTGCGGTCCTGGTGATGGTATGCTGCACTTCCAAAGTCAATCAACTTGATGGCACTTGATTTTGGCAGTTTCCTTGAGAATGATCCATCCTAGATTGAAAATTTTTAGTGAAGATAACTAATGAAGCAGAAAGTATAGTTCAAGAGAAATAAGAATGAACTCGAGATTAAACTGATATCTCTTATGCGCCTTAGCAGCGACAGCACCATGTAGGTCCAAGCACACAAGCAGCAACCATATGCAATTAGATTAACTTAGTTTGCTTGTTAGCTAAATTAAGTAGTACCAACTTTGGATGGTTATGATTAGATGAGATCAAGTTTGTTAGCACCATTTGTAAGGGCTGGCTCTATAAAAATATGAGCTGGTGTATCCCATTGAATCAAGCAAGAATTAAGAAGAAAAGGTCCTTATTGCTGTGCCAAGAGCTTAGGCCCCCGGCTAGCCATCTCTCCTTCCCTTCCACCACGCAAATGCCAATTCATAGCAATGAGCACGGTCAAAATTTGTCTAAAATCTTTCCTATAGTTAATCTTAATCATGTAAATGGTAAAAGTACCTTAGAATCAGGTAACTTGACATAATCCGAAGAAACAAGAAGGATGTTCTCTGGTTTCAGATCAGTATGAATTAGCTGCAGACGATGCATAACTGCAAGGAAGGAAAGGCAAACATCAGGAAATAAATCATGGCAACCCATGTTAAGAGTGCTGATATAAAAAATAGACAATCCCAAAAGGCAAAGAAAACAGCACCAAAATAGCACAAAAGTAtttgaaaaataagaaaagtttgctaaagaaagggaaaaaaacatgACAAGCACTATCCACTGTCTTTCAAATGTGAAAAATTTTGGACTCGAAATATTGAGTTGAAGCTAAAGACGATTAGGACATCAGACacagaaaacaaaaaaagtgaGGAAGAATCTTGATAGAAAAAATTGACATATTTGAAGTTTGCAGGGTACTGTATCTACACACATGCAACAGATTCCAAAAGTTGCTCTCCAATCTGGCGAACTAGATCAATTGGGAATGGGCGGTAGCCAGTTTTCCGCAGAAAATCATATAAGCTTGGGCCAAGCTTCTCGCAGACCTGTTCATTCACCGAAATTTATTGATTGATTTGACCCCAATGTCTACTTGACAGGTTGGGGAAAATTCTATAAATCAACCATATACTTACAATACAAATATGGCTACGATAGTCAAACCAGTTCCGTATTTGAACACAACTGCAAAAACACTTGTAAGCATGTAGCCTGCCTCCATCACAGTAGCAACATAGTAGTTtttaagaaagaaaataatttacATCACGGAAGTTATTTGTTTGGTTTCATATTGTGGACAAGTAAACATATGACTTACTGTTTGCCTGATGCATCGTTTCTTGCAAGCTTCTGTAGGACATCAATCTCTATCATTGCTGCATCACTGTACTTCTGTACAGAACGAATAACTTTAATAGCCACCATCTCTTTGCTTTCTCGGTCCCAACATTCCAGTACCTGACCAAATGTACCTAAACAACAAAAACATATCAAATATTACAGGTAAGTTTTGCTCAGTTCCATCATATAAATAATTTCGGTCGACATGGTCCTTCAGAGACAATAACAATGCCACCTTTAGATTCGCaaattaataaattaaaattaaacaGTTCACATTTTACAATATGAATACATGATAGCAAAGAAATACTAACCTTCACCCATTTTTCTGTATATTTtgtctgcaaaaaaaaagatatattaGAACAGTGCCATTTCTGTGACTGCAACAAGTTCAGGAGCATTTATCAATAAGAAAACAGACAGCCGACATGCACTAAGAAAAAAGGAGCTTATGTCAAGATGAAACATAATGGTAACATCACTGGCTTTAGCTATAAAATAAGTCAACACAGACGACCTTGAAAACCTTGAACCACCATAGATTAGAAAGGAAAACTGAGATAGGAACATCCAAGtaagaaatattttttaaatgcCCTTTTCTGAATGAATTAGTTGTTTAAAAAATGGTCCCAAAAGGGTATCACAGCAAATAGATCAACCTTTAGCATTGAGGTATGTTTGAAAAACAAACGAAAGGTTTAAATGGTGATGCACatttaaaagaaaagaatatgctaaCACAAGGTATCCGCAAAATTTTTTAGAAGAGTCAAAAAAAGGAAATCCAAGAAGGATAAACATCACATATCACAGAGATATTAATCCAATAATGATAGTCAAGTGTAATTACAGCGAGAGGTCAAATTCTCTCCGACAGCAAATACGTAATGGCCATCTTTATCGTCTTCTCTCCAAGGAGGGGAAGCATTTCGAGCCACACCCTTCGGGAGCAGAGACGAACAAGTATGGTCGGAATGATTTGCTGATAATAGCAGGCTGGCCACACCACCAACTTCTTGCCCACAAAATGTTCCTATCTGAGCCTACACACATCCATCCATTCATTTTTTTCATgcaagagaaaaatataaacaaaTACTTCCCCATGTGATGGTAACAGTGATAAGTGAGCCAAATAAGAAAAAAGGGATACAGTGGATAATAGCACAAGGAACACAGGCGTAGTACATGACAGATTATAAGTAAGAACTTGAAAGCATGTATTGTACATTCTTTCTTTCATTCCATCCACACCACACAGGAAAAATGGAACTAGGCAAGCTACAAATTACTTGTATTAACATGCAAACTTTAACAGATACCGCACTATTCAGAAATGTTATCGGTAGTTCTTATTTGATTAATTGAATCCAGTTAGATCATAATCATGTAGACCCAGCATAATAACAATCGCAACAGAATGCCTTGGGTGAATTATCTCAAACCATGTTCCTATTTCACAATTTCAGGCAGCAAGCTCATATAATTTATGACACTAGTTTATACCAAGATGTTTCCCATGATTAAAGCATCTTAAAGGGTGAATTGTCCACATATGCAAAATTTAATGTGTATCGACCCAATTTTTTGgtattttaaaaaaactatGTGCAAGCTCTAGAGTGTGTTCTCAAAACAAGAAAAACGTGCAAGCTCTAGGGTGTGTTCTCAAAATAAGAAAACATGCAAGCTCTAGATGATACTAAAAGCTGTTCGGAGTCAATCTGGCTTGATAAAGAGTTAGCAGCACCCTCCAGAACCTTAACATGCTAATTTTGCAAGGCAGTTCTAGAAACTCTACAGATCCGGACTCTAAATTAAACAACTAGACCTAGATCCAGAATCTTCATTTATCCGCAATTCATAACAAGGTAATGACATAGGTAGCTAAATAGATGATCGATCCATGCGAAATCAAGCTAACCGAAATAGATGATTGATCCATGCGAAATCACCTCCTGGGGATGCCATATCTAGGCAAAACGTATCCTAAACTGCACATCGGAGAGCAGGGGAGTCGGTAAAAAGGGGCGTTTACCTCGGCAGCCGGCGCCACGTCCCAGCCAAGCCTCGGGCGCTtgcgggggcggccggtggccagatcggccgcggcggcagcgcactTGGCCGCCATTTCTGTTGCTCGTGGTGCTCCGATTAGCGCGTGTTCCCGAACGGGGAGGGGGGTTGTGAATTGGGGAAttgtgaggaggaggaggtcgcgcgAAGGGGAAAGTGGAGGGACGCCCGTAATATGCTGGGGAATGGGATCGGGTGCGGACCTGCTGCGGCAGGCCGGTAGCGTACGCCTCCTGCTGGTGCTGGGTCTGGTAGTTTGACCAAACGGAGGGAGCTCGCGCTGCGCCAAGATTCGTGCTTCATCTTGATGCGTGCACCGTTCCGGGATACTCCCGTCACccgaaggaagaggaggggaaggtACCGTTAGCAGGTGGGTGGTGCTGCCGGTGGTGGgagggtgcggccggcggcggctccggcggcggggctcgggcgggcggcggggggtgcggccggcggcgaggctagggcgagcggcggtgggggcggctggcggTGGGGCTCGGGCGACGGTCGTGAGAATAGAGGTGACGGAGGGAGGTGCGGGATGGGGAATAGCGGAATAGAACAAAACGTTTTTTTTCCAtaaccagtggtattggtgggtaattatccaccaactccacgaggaggttcaaaagagtggtttctggagcagcaaaagaggtgctccaaaactccaccttcatttgcactacagctccatgaagttgacaactccatggagttttggagttggggtgtttggctgaatttttttatggagttgctggagtttaggagtgaagctgtgccaaacaggacctaaatacataataatatctattaaactaaaaaaagctaaaacgacttataatttggaacggaggaagtagatgtgacatcctggcccaaggcttaataggattgatagaatactcataccaacaagttgcaacttcttttccgaaagctcatcctcaaagatCTCCaagg from Setaria italica strain Yugu1 chromosome II, Setaria_italica_v2.0, whole genome shotgun sequence encodes the following:
- the LOC101780601 gene encoding serine/threonine-protein kinase AFC2 isoform X1 → MAAKCAAAAADLATGRPRKRPRLGWDVAPAAEAQIGTFCGQEVGGVASLLLSANHSDHTCSSLLPKGVARNASPPWREDDKDGHYVFAVGENLTSRYKIYRKMGEGTFGQVLECWDRESKEMVAIKVIRSVQKYSDAAMIEIDVLQKLARNDASGKQLHAYKCFCSCVQIRNWFDYRSHICIVCEKLGPSLYDFLRKTGYRPFPIDLVRQIGEQLLESVAFMHRLQLIHTDLKPENILLVSSDYVKLPDSKDGSFSRKLPKSSAIKLIDFGSAAYHHQDRSYIVSTRHYRAPEVILGHGWSYPCDIWSVGCILVELCSGETLFQTHENLEHLAMMERVLGSLPRHMLEKADQHAEKYVRRGKLNWPEGATTRESIRAVLKLPRLQNLVMQHVDHSAGDFIDLLKRLLAYEPSARLTAEEALSHGFFTRYGERRSL
- the LOC101780601 gene encoding serine/threonine-protein kinase AFC2 isoform X2 — its product is MAAKCAAAAADLATGRPRKRPRLGWDVAPAAEAQIGTFCGQEVGGVASLLLSANHSDHTCSSLLPKGVARNASPPWREDDKDGHYVFAVGENLTSRYKIYRKMGEGTFGQVLECWDRESKEMVAIKVIRSVQKYSDAAMIEIDVLQKLARNDASGKHCVQIRNWFDYRSHICIVCEKLGPSLYDFLRKTGYRPFPIDLVRQIGEQLLESVAFMHRLQLIHTDLKPENILLVSSDYVKLPDSKDGSFSRKLPKSSAIKLIDFGSAAYHHQDRSYIVSTRHYRAPEVILGHGWSYPCDIWSVGCILVELCSGETLFQTHENLEHLAMMERVLGSLPRHMLEKADQHAEKYVRRGKLNWPEGATTRESIRAVLKLPRLQNLVMQHVDHSAGDFIDLLKRLLAYEPSARLTAEEALSHGFFTRYGERRSL